CGGTTCTGGTAGATGGAGAGTTTGTAATAGATATGAGAAGTATGATGGCGGGAGATGTTTCTGATGAAGATCAGATCAAGCTTACCAACGACCTGAAAAGCACAAACTTCTTTGAAGTAAAAAAATTCCCTATTGCAAAATTCCATTTGACTAAAATTATTCCTTTAGCAAACAGTGAATACAATTCTACCGTGTACGGTGACCTTACCCTTAAAGGTGTGAGAAAAACAATCTCTTTCCCTGCAAATGTATATGTTACTCAGTTCACAACATCTATTGAGTCTGCGAAATTCTCTCTGAACAGAAGAGATTTCAAAGTATTCTACCAGTCTTCATTGAAAGATTATTTCATTAAGAACGAAATGGATATCCAATTCAAAGTTACTACAGAAATGCTGGATAACGAGAATAGAGTTCCGAAGAAGAAAAAATAAGATTGAATATACAATCCATATAAAAAAAACGAGCAGTTCATCAGAGCTGCTCATTTTTTATGCTTTTTTGAAATCAAAGATTTGCAGTAACCCATTCCTTGTTTCTCTGTATTTTTTATAAATTCGTAGTATGAAAATTTATATCGTTAGCGGTCTGGGAGCAGACTTTAAAGTCCTTGAAAGAATAGAGTTTCCCAAACACTGTGAATTGATTTTTATAGACTGGCTTATTCCTGAAAAAAATGAGCCTTTCGATGCCTATGTCAAAAGAATGGCGGAAAAAGTAGATGATTCTGAGCCGTTCTGCCTGTTAGGATATTCTTTTGGAGGAATTATTGTACAGGAAATCAATTTATTGAAACCTGCGGAGAAAGTAGTTATCCTGGGAAGTATAAAATCTGACAAAGAAAAATCTAAATTTATAAAGACAGGTGAAGTTACCAAAATCCCCAGAATATTACCTGTAGGCTTGTTCAACGATAAGGCCGCCAATGTATATGCTGTTATCCGAAAGCTTTTTGATCCTAAAAATCCAAAACTTCTGCAATATTTTAAAGTAAGAGATCCTTATTATCTGAAATGGTCTGTAGAAAAAGTTTCCGAATGGAAGTTTGATGAAAATCCCAATGTGATTCAGATATTGGGTGATAAAGACATTGTTTTTCCCATTCGTTATTCCAAACCGGATTACGTAATAAAAGGAGGAACGCATCTTTTTCCGGCTACGAAATCCAAAGAAGTTTCCAAAATACTGAATGAAGTATTTTGTGAAAATTGAAAGTATTATTTGTAAAATGGTTTTTTTTATAGGGGTGTATGTGATAAAAGTATGATTGTTATGGAATTTATATTTAAATTTGATAGGGTTAAATATAAATTTTATGAAAATAGGATTAAAATGGATCGTTTCATTCTCTGTTATCACACTTGTAGCAATCGGAGGTTTGTTCTGGAATCCGGCTGCGGATATTCCTGATACAGGAGAATTTTTAACTGAAGATAAAATCGTAGGTGCTGATGTCGCCTGGATTCTTGCCGCCGCAGGACTTGTTCTGTTAATGACACCGGGACTTTCCTTCTTTTATGGAGGAATGGTTGGCAGAAAAAATGTGATTTCTACCATGTTACAGAGTTTTATCGCCTTAGGAGTGATCTCTATGGTATGGGTGGTAGTAGGTTTTTCTTTGTCTTTCGGTGAATCTTTGGGTGTTACCATTGCCGGGAAACATTATGGTATCATTGGAAACCCTCTCAGTTATCCCTTTTTTAACGGAGTAGGGAATCTACCTCATAAAATGATGGCTCCTACTATTCCTTTTATCCTTTTTGCTTTATTTCAAATGAAATTTGCCGTTATTACTCCGGCAATTATTACGGGATCGTTTGCAGAAAGGGTTCGTTTTATTTCTTATTTATTATTCATTGTCCTTTTCAGCATTTTTATTTATACACCGCTTTGTCATATGGTATGGCATCCTGATGGTCTTTTGAACAAATATTTTGGAGTAAAAGACTTCGCAGGAGGAACTGTAGTGCATATGAGTGCGGGATTTGCAGCACTTGCCGGAGCCATGGTGGTTGGAAACAGAAAAAATCCGCATCATGAGCCTTCCAATATTCCGTATGTACTTCTGGGAACAGGAATGCTGTGGTTCGGATGGTTCGGATTTAATGCAGGATCTGCACTGAGTGCTTCTGCTTCTGCAGCTACAGCTTTTGGAACGACTACAATAGCCTCTGCTTCTGCGATGATGACCTGGATATTTTTTGACAGAATTAATGGGAGAAGTGTTTCCGCTTTGGGAGCCTGCATCGGAGCTGTGGTAGGACTTGTAGCGATTACTCCCGGATGTGGTTTTGTGAGTATTCAGGAAAGTCTTTTTATCGGATTTATTACTGCTGTAGTTTCTAATATAATGGTGAACTGGAAAGTTTTAAAGAAAGTAGATGATACATTGGATGTCTTTGCCTGTCATGGAGTAGGAGGAATTATGGGAATGATTCTTACCGCCATCTTTGCCCATGGTGAAAAAGCGAGTCTGCTTCACGGAGGAATTAATGTTTTTCTTCATCATATGGCTGCACTAGTTTTGGTTTCCGTTTTTACATTTTTCGGTTCGCTGCTTTTGTATAAGATTACAAATTCTATTATTACTCTCAGAGTTTCAGAAGAATCTGAAAATAAAGGTCTTGATCTTTCTCAGCATGAGGAAAGTTTCAGCTGATAAAAACAGGGCATAAGTATTGACTAATGCCCTGAGTAATATATTCAAATCAAAAATGATTTATTGAATTGATTCAATCGCTTCAAATATTTTATTTTTTGAATTTTCAAAAACTTCACCTCCAAATTCTTCATTATCTAAGGAATAAACCGTAATATCATTCACACCCATGATCCCGAAAATATGTTTCAGATAGGTAGTTTGAAAATTGATATGTCCGTTCTTTTCATTTTCTCCATATCCGGTATCACCGCGTGTTGAGAGGATAAACATTTTTTTGTTTTCAAGGAGACCTACGTAATCACCATCCGGAACTCCGGATCTGAATTTCCAGGTTTCATTAATCCGCATTACCTGGTCAATATAAGCCTTCAATCCGGCCGGAATAGACCAGTTATACATTGGAGTTCCGATGACATATAGATCATGCTCTCTGAGTTCTTTTACCAGTTCATTACTAAGCTGTAAAGGTTTTTGATTTTCTTCAGTTCTGTTTTCAGGTTTCTTGAATGCTCCTGCTATCCAGGATTCATCAATATTGGGAATAGTATCAGTTCCGGCTTCTCTGTAGGTGAAAGTGTCAAGTGGATATTTTGTTTTCCAGTTTTCAACGAAAAGCTGGGTTAGTTTTCTGCTGTAAGATCTTTCATTTCTTACACTGGCATTGATAATCAATATTTTCATTTGTTAAGAATTTATAACAGCAAAATTCCTGATTATTTATTCCTGAAAAATTGATCTAGTTCAAGAGGATTTATTTTTTTTCCGGATTCTGCTGATAAATTCTGCGGAGACTCCCAGATAGGAAGCAATCAGATACTGAGGGACTCTTGATGAAATATCAGGGTAAGTATTCAGGAAATCATAATATTTTTGTTCGGCTTTGTACATATGATTGAACACAACTCTTTTTTCAAGAGTTCCAAGATAACCTTCCAGAATTATTCTGAAGTATTTTTCCAAGGATGGAATTTCCTTCAGCATTTTTTGAAAAGACTGATGGCTGATCTGTAAGAGCTTTGTTTTTTCTACAGCCTGTATATTATAAATGGAGGGTTTTTGTTTTGAAAAACTGGCAATATCTGTTGCCCACCAATGGTCAATGGCTAAAAAGAGGATTTCTTCATTTCCATTTTCTTCATTGATGCAAAAGGCTTTTAAAACTCCCGAAATAATATAACTGTCATACCGGCAGATTTCCCCGTTTCTTAATAGAAAATCCCCTTTTTCCAATGTTTTTTCTGTCCAAAAACTTTTACAGACAGTTATTTCTTCTGGACTTAGCTGAACATGCTGCAGAATGCTCTTAATTAATGTTTCCATTCAAAAAAATGATTAAAAAGAACGGTTGTAATGATAGATCTGACTGAAATTCATACAATCAGCTCATTTACAAAAATACTTATTTTATGGACTGTCAAAACCAAATAAATCTAAGATTTTGCTATGCATATATTAGGATTTATCATGTATCTTTGTTTTTGAGGAAAATGACGAATCATTTATGGAATCAATATCGGTTTTTGAGATTATTAAAGTAGGGATAGGCCCGTCCAGTTCGCATACGATGGGACCTTGGAATGCAGCTGCTGCATTCATCAGAATTATAAAAAGAGAAAGATCAATCGAAGAAGTTAAAGAGGTTTTTCTTGAATTTTTTGGCTCGCTCGCAAAAACGGGAATCGGGCACGGAACTGATATTGCAGGGATGCTTGGTTTAAATGGAGAAGATTTTAAGACGATCAATACTTCAAAAATTGATGAGAAAATAGAATATATCAAAAGTACTCAAACCATTAACCTGGGAGGGGAGAAAATTATTCCATTTGTCTATGGTCATCACTTGATTTTAAATATGAAAAAGAGCCTTGATTTTCACCCGAACGGAATGATCTTCAGAGCTGTTTTCGAAGACGGAACAGAGCTTGTGCAGGATTTTTATTCTGTAGGAGGCGGTTTTATTGCCAGCCAGGAAAAAAACTCAATTCAAAAGCAGTGTGTACGTACATTGTATCCTTGTCATAAGGCTTCGGATATTGCAAAATATTGTGAGAAACTGGGATTTGATAAAATTTCAGATTTAATTTTCATGAATGAAGAAAGCTGGAGAACTCAGGAAGAAACAAGACAGGAAGCGCTTTACATCTGGCAGCAGATCAAAGAATGTATTTATAAAGGCGTCAATAAGGAAGGAATTCTTCCAGGCGGACTGAATGTTTCCCGAAGAGCTGCGGGAATCAACAGAAAACTGCTAGGTGATAAAATTTATAAAAATAAAGATGAATGGTTCCAACAGGTTGTAGACGCTGAAGAAAACTTTACCAATATCAATAAATGGATTGCCTGTTTTGCACTGGCAGTGAATGAAGAGAATGCAAGTTTCGGAAGAATCATTACGGCACCTACCAATGGAGCGAGCGGAGTAATTCCGGCAGTATTGATGTACGCTCAGGCATTTACATCATTCACCAGTGAAGATGATATTGTAAGATTCTTGCTTGTAGCAGGAGAAATCGGGACATTATTCAAGAAAAACGCGACTATTTCTGCAGCGATGGGAGGATGTCAGGCTGAAATCGGAGTATCTTCCGCAATGGCAGCTGCCGGACTTACAGAGATTCTGGGTGGAAGTGTAGGACAGGTATTGATGGCAGCAGAAATTGCAATGGAACATCACCTTGGATTAACATGTGACCCAATCAAAGGACTGGTGCAGATTCCATGTATTGAAAGAAATACAATGGGCGCTATGAAAGCGATTACTGCAGCCAATATTGCACTGGAAAGTGATCCTACCAAGGCAAAAGTAACGTTAGACGAGGTAATTCAGACGATGTGGGAAACCGCTCAGTCCATGAGTGACCGTTTTAAAGAAACTTCGGAAGGCGGACTGGCCATTGCCGTAAACGTTCCGGAATGTTAATAGAAATAACACTGTTTTAAAAATAAAACCCTTAGACATTACGACTAAGGGTTTCTTAATAAAATAAAAGTAAAAACCGTTGGGCTTTTAGTATCGTATAGAATAATTTATCTTAAAATTCCTCTGATTCTGTTGGCATTGGTGATCAGCTCTTCAAGGTATTCATAATTCTCTTTTTCAAGGGCAGATTTGAATTTTCTGAGCTGAGAGATATGTTCGTTCAGAACATCCAGTACATTTTCTTTGTTTTGTTTAAAAATAGGAACCCACATTTCAGGATGCGACTTGGCAAGACGTACCGTGCTTGAAAAACCGGAACTCGCAAGCTGAAAAATAGTCTCTTCCTCGCGTTCTTTTTCCAGTACTGTGTTAGCAAGGGCATAAGACGTGATATGTGAAATATGTGAAATATAAGCGGTATGAACGTCGTGATCTCCTGCATCCATGTAAATCATGTGCATATCAAGGGCATTAACCACTTGTTCAACAATGTTCAACGCATCTTCTGCGGATTCTTCTTTGTTGCAGATTACACCTGCTTTTCCGGAGAAACTTTCTGCAATGGCAGATTTCGGACCATTGTTTTCTGTTC
The window above is part of the Chryseobacterium sp. MA9 genome. Proteins encoded here:
- a CDS encoding L-serine ammonia-lyase, whose protein sequence is MESISVFEIIKVGIGPSSSHTMGPWNAAAAFIRIIKRERSIEEVKEVFLEFFGSLAKTGIGHGTDIAGMLGLNGEDFKTINTSKIDEKIEYIKSTQTINLGGEKIIPFVYGHHLILNMKKSLDFHPNGMIFRAVFEDGTELVQDFYSVGGGFIASQEKNSIQKQCVRTLYPCHKASDIAKYCEKLGFDKISDLIFMNEESWRTQEETRQEALYIWQQIKECIYKGVNKEGILPGGLNVSRRAAGINRKLLGDKIYKNKDEWFQQVVDAEENFTNINKWIACFALAVNEENASFGRIITAPTNGASGVIPAVLMYAQAFTSFTSEDDIVRFLLVAGEIGTLFKKNATISAAMGGCQAEIGVSSAMAAAGLTEILGGSVGQVLMAAEIAMEHHLGLTCDPIKGLVQIPCIERNTMGAMKAITAANIALESDPTKAKVTLDEVIQTMWETAQSMSDRFKETSEGGLAIAVNVPEC
- a CDS encoding alpha/beta hydrolase is translated as MKIYIVSGLGADFKVLERIEFPKHCELIFIDWLIPEKNEPFDAYVKRMAEKVDDSEPFCLLGYSFGGIIVQEINLLKPAEKVVILGSIKSDKEKSKFIKTGEVTKIPRILPVGLFNDKAANVYAVIRKLFDPKNPKLLQYFKVRDPYYLKWSVEKVSEWKFDENPNVIQILGDKDIVFPIRYSKPDYVIKGGTHLFPATKSKEVSKILNEVFCEN
- a CDS encoding YceI family protein, whose protein sequence is MKRLLLFAMVCASISFVSAQKKFDKVAKVTSSEIRWWGYKVVKTEASSHSGTVKLKSGKFNFDHTVLVDGEFVIDMRSMMAGDVSDEDQIKLTNDLKSTNFFEVKKFPIAKFHLTKIIPLANSEYNSTVYGDLTLKGVRKTISFPANVYVTQFTTSIESAKFSLNRRDFKVFYQSSLKDYFIKNEMDIQFKVTTEMLDNENRVPKKKK
- a CDS encoding ammonium transporter, with the translated sequence MKIGLKWIVSFSVITLVAIGGLFWNPAADIPDTGEFLTEDKIVGADVAWILAAAGLVLLMTPGLSFFYGGMVGRKNVISTMLQSFIALGVISMVWVVVGFSLSFGESLGVTIAGKHYGIIGNPLSYPFFNGVGNLPHKMMAPTIPFILFALFQMKFAVITPAIITGSFAERVRFISYLLFIVLFSIFIYTPLCHMVWHPDGLLNKYFGVKDFAGGTVVHMSAGFAALAGAMVVGNRKNPHHEPSNIPYVLLGTGMLWFGWFGFNAGSALSASASAATAFGTTTIASASAMMTWIFFDRINGRSVSALGACIGAVVGLVAITPGCGFVSIQESLFIGFITAVVSNIMVNWKVLKKVDDTLDVFACHGVGGIMGMILTAIFAHGEKASLLHGGINVFLHHMAALVLVSVFTFFGSLLLYKITNSIITLRVSEESENKGLDLSQHEESFS
- a CDS encoding Crp/Fnr family transcriptional regulator produces the protein METLIKSILQHVQLSPEEITVCKSFWTEKTLEKGDFLLRNGEICRYDSYIISGVLKAFCINEENGNEEILFLAIDHWWATDIASFSKQKPSIYNIQAVEKTKLLQISHQSFQKMLKEIPSLEKYFRIILEGYLGTLEKRVVFNHMYKAEQKYYDFLNTYPDISSRVPQYLIASYLGVSAEFISRIRKKNKSS
- a CDS encoding FMN-dependent NADH-azoreductase is translated as MKILIINASVRNERSYSRKLTQLFVENWKTKYPLDTFTYREAGTDTIPNIDESWIAGAFKKPENRTEENQKPLQLSNELVKELREHDLYVIGTPMYNWSIPAGLKAYIDQVMRINETWKFRSGVPDGDYVGLLENKKMFILSTRGDTGYGENEKNGHINFQTTYLKHIFGIMGVNDITVYSLDNEEFGGEVFENSKNKIFEAIESIQ
- a CDS encoding prephenate dehydrogenase; the encoded protein is MKISIIGVGLIGGSMALKLREKNIASFIYGIDNNIQHISDALDLKIIDAGADLEEGIKNSDLIILAIPVDAARKLLPSVLDLVSDQQTVMDAGSTKAGIVNAVKDHPKRSRFVAFHPMWGTENNGPKSAIAESFSGKAGVICNKEESAEDALNIVEQVVNALDMHMIYMDAGDHDVHTAYISHISHITSYALANTVLEKEREEETIFQLASSGFSSTVRLAKSHPEMWVPIFKQNKENVLDVLNEHISQLRKFKSALEKENYEYLEELITNANRIRGILR